A genomic segment from Deltaproteobacteria bacterium encodes:
- a CDS encoding inositol monophosphatase, whose translation MTNKDLSEVSAIVQCTLRRIGTRLKAEIETPSNYKINFKGKNDLVTELDLWAQLEIVKDLNEHFPDHSVLAEESSNDELLRSFSSGTWWVVDPIDGTSNFANQIPYFGISAGLIIDGKRTIGLVYDPIKDEMFSAIRGYGSMLNGKKISLAQKTELCHAVVATGFPYDRVNAWDTWRDTYEFFFTRCRAIRRFGAATLDQCWVACGRFDAFFEFGLKPWDVAAGSLIVEEAGGISANFSTPATGEFSIKGDSYLFTNKTLAEYMFKAPAGTIPTGSKH comes from the coding sequence ATGACCAATAAAGACTTATCGGAAGTTTCTGCAATTGTACAATGTACGCTTCGCCGCATTGGCACTCGCCTAAAAGCGGAGATCGAAACACCGAGTAATTACAAGATAAATTTCAAGGGCAAAAACGATCTAGTGACGGAATTAGATTTGTGGGCCCAATTAGAAATCGTTAAAGATCTAAACGAGCATTTTCCAGATCACTCAGTTTTAGCTGAAGAGTCTTCGAATGACGAACTGCTTAGATCCTTTTCGTCCGGCACTTGGTGGGTAGTAGATCCAATTGACGGCACTAGCAACTTTGCAAACCAAATTCCTTACTTTGGCATATCGGCTGGCCTAATAATAGATGGCAAGCGCACTATTGGCTTAGTGTACGATCCTATTAAAGACGAAATGTTTTCTGCTATTCGCGGCTACGGTTCCATGTTAAATGGAAAAAAAATTAGCCTTGCGCAAAAAACGGAGCTTTGTCACGCAGTCGTCGCAACTGGTTTTCCCTACGATAGGGTAAACGCCTGGGACACATGGCGCGACACGTATGAATTCTTTTTTACGCGCTGTAGAGCCATTAGGCGCTTTGGTGCCGCGACACTCGACCAATGTTGGGTAGCGTGCGGTCGCTTTGATGCGTTTTTCGAGTTTGGTCTAAAACCTTGGGATGTAGCAGCTGGCTCTCTCATAGTTGAGGAAGCCGGTGGAATTTCTGCAAATTTTTCAACTCCCGCCACTGGAGAATTTTCTATAAAAGGAGATTCTTATCTATTTACTAACAAAACGCTCGCCGAATATATGTTTAAAGCACCAGCGGGCACAATTCCCACTGGCTCGAAACACTAA